A window of the Henckelia pumila isolate YLH828 chromosome 3, ASM3356847v2, whole genome shotgun sequence genome harbors these coding sequences:
- the LOC140890153 gene encoding uncharacterized mitochondrial protein AtMg00820-like has product MQEELNQFTRNSVWDLVPRPSHQSVIRTQWVFRNKLNEDGTVIKNKARLVSQGYRQEEGIDYDETYAPVDRLKAIRMFLAYASFKDFKVYQMDVKSAFLNGKLQ; this is encoded by the coding sequence ATGCAAGAAGAACTAAATCAGTTTACCAGAAACTCGGTCTGGGATCTTGTTCCAAGACCATCTCATCAATCAGTTATAAGAACTCAATGGGTATTCAGAAACAAGCTAAATGAAGATGGAACCGTTATCAAGAACAAAGCAAGATTAGTTTCTCAAGGATATAGGCAAGAGGAAGGAATTGATTACGATGAAACTTATGCACCAGTAGATAGATTGAAAGCTATAAGAATGTTCCTTGCCTATGCATCTTTCAAAGATTTCAAagtatatcaaatggatgtcaagagtGCCTTCCTAAATGGAAAACTTCAATAA